The following proteins come from a genomic window of Montipora capricornis isolate CH-2021 chromosome 9, ASM3666992v2, whole genome shotgun sequence:
- the LOC138017289 gene encoding bone morphogenetic protein 1-like yields MAESRELAGCGGSLQYIDLFYQQNGTIYSPNYPSTYGTSEDCHWRIHAYTVYRERKVLLYFSSFDLDAHCCSCGYLEIFDGPSENFKLLTRVCGDSLPSPVISSNDYIYLKFRSNSSVRQGRGRFVAHYRELYRYKGCPSIDHGALTGVIYNRGFPFEYGANFFPCHWDIKVPSGMMINLTFSQFDLISGNNGKTGFCSNFVQVQDNNRYKRKLCGSLAPFSLVLFESVSVAFSSSSGGTGGFLAYYQITAKSLRTSPYKVHHYTLKPTFVSPAPLFDACRPYSQNKIHVQDSSSLSIASPTYQASPEMTTTCSWQISTREGYILRLVFLNLTISKCDETCCPYRYIQARDGNGLRDSLLGTYCGGNYPSEVSTTGNQIYVKYYGLYSNDTFEATVLSHKAKQFVDVLVIVLPVVAAVVVIIVIVITVIVIKKRRTSRETESSAGGANAGSLQSPPETNEVAPLYSHQDPHYSRPTSV; encoded by the exons ATGGCAGAATCGCGAGAATTGGCAG GGTGTGGTGGTTCATTGCAGTATATTGACTTGTTCTACCAACAGAATGGAACAATCTACAGTCCTAACTACCCCTCTACCTATGGAACAAGCGAGGATTGTCACTGGCGAATTCACGCATACACCGTTTATAGGGAACGTAAAGTACTTCTTTACTTCTCATCATTTGATTTAGATGCCCATTGTTGTAGCTGTGGTTATCTCGAAATATTTGACGGTCCAAGCGAAAACTTCAAGCTGCTGACAAGAGTATGTGGCGATAGTCTTCCCTCACCAGTTATTTCTTCAAATGAttacatttatttaaaattccGCTCTAATTCGAGCGTACGGCAAGGACGAGGCAGGTTTGTTGCGCACTACAGAGAACTTTATCGCTATAAAG GCTGTCCTTCAATCGATCATGGAGCTTTGACTGGTGTAATTTATAATCGAGGGTTTCCTTTTGAATACGGCGCGAACTTTTTTCCATGCCATTGGGACATTAAAGTGCCATCAGGAATGATGATCAACTTGACATTTTCTCAATTTGACCTTATTTCTGGTAATAACGGGAAAACTGGATTCTGTTCCAACTTTGTTCAAGTGCAAGATAATAACCGGTATAAAAGAAAGCTGTGTGGTTCTCTAGCCCCTTTCTCCTTGGTCCTCTTTGAATCTGTTAGTGTGgccttctcttcttcttctggtGGTACAGGTGGATTTTTGGCTTATTACCAAATTACGGCAAAGTCGCTTCGCACAAGTCCTTACAAAGTGCACCATTATACACTGAAGCCAACTTTTGTGTCTCCAGCACCACTCTTTGACGCCTGCAGACCATATTCCCAAAACA aAATTCATGTGCAAGACTCCAGTTCCTTATCCATTGCCAGTCCCACTTATCAAGCTTCGCCTGAGATGACAACCACTTGTTCATGGCAAATAAGCACACGAGAGGGTTACATTCTTCGACTGGTTTTTCTTAATTTGACCATATCCAAGTGTGACGAGACATGCTGTCCCTATAGATACATACAAGCGAGAGATGGTAATGGATTAAGAGACTCTCTGCTTGGCACCTACTGTGGTGGAAACTACCCAAGCGAGGTGTCAACCACGGGAAATCAGATCTACGTCAAATACTATGGCCTTTACAGTAACGACACATTTGAAGCTACTGTCCTTTCCCATAAAG CTAAGCAATTTGTCGATGTTCTCGTTATTGTGCTGCCTGTTGTTGCTGCAGTtgttgtcatcattgtcatcgtcatcactGTCATTGTCATCAAAAAGAGGCGCACCTCTCGAGAAACAGAATCATCCGCTGGTGGCGCCAATGCAGGTTCCCTTCAGTCTCCTCCCGAAACCAATGAAGTAGCTCCACTCTATTCGCACCAGGATCCGCACTATTCTAGGCCAACATCAGTATAG